A window of Quercus robur chromosome 12, dhQueRobu3.1, whole genome shotgun sequence genomic DNA:
TCTCATTGGGCACTTGCCACTTCGGTCTCTAGGGTTGTGCTTGGGAGGCATTTTTTCTTCGATGTTTTTGCCAGGGCGTGCATTGGTGTTCTCGAAGCTCTGTTTGCGTTTCACTTTCTGTGGTTCTAAAATAATATTGAGGTATAGAAATGCTAGCAGTGTCCTCTGCAATGGTCATACATACGGTTGTGTTAGTGACCAATAAACGTGTGCTACTTTGCGTTAGAATCTGTGTGCTTGCATTCTTATTTCATTGCCTTCCAGTACTTAGTGAGGTTTTAGAATAATTGTaatatttccttttttgataTCGTTATATAATTTATGCAAATCATAacactttctttgttttagttcAGACTTCAAATCGAGGACAGTGACAACTGACAACTGACAAGTTTATAAGTTAAAAACTATCTTCAACAAGTAATTAGATGTGAAATATATTACACGGTTCTAATTCTAAATTTATACTAGCACAGAGTAGAAACCAATTAACTCTCAAAAAAGTTGAAACCAATTAATTCACACATAATGATGGGGAATAATCGCCATTGacttaggggtgtcaatgtttaACCCAACTggcgaacacgacacgaacccgacacgggttttttttgggtttgggttggatcttaatgggtttgggtcataaatgggtcgACCCGAAAGCAATACGATAAGAAATATGTCATAAACAGATCAACCCGCATAACCCataatagacacgtttgacacgccaatttatttgtgtcaatcTGAAATGatccacttaacacaacccatttaactcatataacaaataaatatttattttattttagatttgtcaaataccttttatatccagcatatattttaaatttaaaaaggaaagtgagtaattacaaaaatttacaagggatataattggaaattgaaactttacagacCCTAAAACTaccaatacttttttttttttttttttggcatagaacttgcacaaatgaaattggatgagcttatagaagatgttatgaattttgatatcaacaaagaatctatggatgataatcgtggtcatagtcaggattagtctactgtttactcaaattctttcaatattgatacttagcatttgacgagttccaaggatattatattttttttgaactatgttattttgtttttgttaaacttagttattttgaatttgggttgaagtgtatgcacttcttttggaatgtaaagaacttattttctagatgaatgctatatttttgttgaactatattattttgaatgtaggttgaagacttgaagtgtatgcactgctttttgggatgtaaaaaaaattatttatagatagatgttatatttaatattatgcaggttgaaataggttgtgttacatttgtgtcaacccaacacgactcgtttattaagcgtgttAAATGGGTTaggtcaggtcaacccgccttattaacaggtcgggttagaattgaaaaatcataacacgattattaaatgggtcgggttagggttaaGTCATTTAGTTGAATACTCCTACcttgacacgacacgaacccaacacgCTAACctgaattgacacccctacatTGACTCctattatagaaaatataaagatTCAAGTTTATCACCTacctaagaaaaaaataaatagagtaCTTACTACTAGGGTTTTACCAGCTGTGCGAATTTGTGTCAACAAATTGCATATCTGTGCAATATCATGAAGAgtaggaactttttttttgagaatgatgaAGAGTAGGAACTTATTAGAGATAGCTTGTAGATTGTCTGCGTGTCAGGTAGGTGAGTTGGTAGGTAATATAAATAGATCTGaatgtcaatttatttatttatttgatgggaattatttatttatttttaagaagaatCTGAACGTCAAAATTGATCAGCAATAAGCCCGACGGAAGACAAGCTAATGGCAATGGGGCACTTCCGCTTTTTAAGAATACTAGCAATGGCTGCACGTGCAAGGCACGTGCTGCCCCCACCCCCAGTagtgagaaaattaatatatattttatgtgtGAAATCGTGAATTTTGTTCActcaattttaatatattaaaaaagaagtttaagaatacaacaaaatatcacaatatttttacaatatcttcatttttaggatacaaatagatattttttttattttatttgaaagaaatgctacattcataacatttttagatcaaattctaaatgacaaatgtaaggacacgattctgTAGCGGCCCGAcgatgatgttgggctcgcacatgaaagatccctcacaataatatttgtagagcgtgggcttgaaaggctaacgttgggtcacggggcgttagtgCAGGCCGGGCTTTAGATAAACCTAgacaagaaaaggctttagtccggatatccaagccccataactttataaattgagggattggactcctcggatcatgtccgagcaGCACTGATGCCTTTCTCCGTTTACTCGgaggtgggttttttgtggagGAGTACTTATATTGTCCGGTCATTCTCATCCCTGAAGTTTTTCCCCCAGGGAGTGAGAGATGGATCCTCTCTAAATTAGTTtatctttccttttatactagcctacgtttgttgtcccttgtccacgtgtagggtcagtttttccaggactgatacttgtcccgtcaatcccatcccagcattgttgggcatggttaataaagcctaagaatccggttctgttaggtgcaatgtcatatcaatgaggggtattaaggacaattttcccgagatattttctgatcttttaagtttgcttgtacgccactttcatcaatgagactttggggttgccgaggactaagctgtcctcggccgTATCTTCGGGCCCCTTTGGGcttaatatttttgggcttgggccctggcctccttcagtttggagTCTggggactccccataagcgagcgggccgaacccacaaactattgggccccacaacaaattattattggttttaaactgataatattgttattgttattgttattctcaaaacatttattttcagttgtggttggtcacagtctcatattttattattttatttcgacttgtaagaaattgatacTTCAATATTTGtataaatattgtgaaatttgttgtgttagtataacaatatatatgccaacttacataaatatttaaaagaaaaaaaaacacaaattgattactggggaaaaaaaaaaaaaactttaggcatgGTAGGAATTAATGTTAAAATCTTGTagacttggcattttttttatttgatctataagaaactgagatctcaacaattgtgaaaatattgtgataataataagtgttgtaacactttctcaaaacatttattttcagttgtggttagtcacagtctcatattttattattttattttgacttgtaagaaattggcacgtcaataattatgaaaatattgtgaaattttttatgtcagtataacaatatatatactaaCTTACATAattatttcaaagaaaaaaaagacacaaaccgattattggaaaaaaaaaaaaaatttaggcacggtagctacagtgccagttaaataaaccaaaagcactaTAACTCCAGTGTTATCCATCAATAATGgcttacctatgatttgttgtgaaattaatgttaaaatattgtggatttaacatttttttatttgatatataagaaactgagatttcaacaattgtgaagggaaaacaattgtgaaaatattgtgagaaCAATAAGtgttgtgactttttttttaaacatttattttcagttgtagtTGGTTacaatctcatattttattattttatttcgacttgtaagaaattgacacgtcaataattgtgaaaatattgtgaaacttgttgtgtcagtataataatataaatgtcAGCTTACATCAAtatttaaaagggaaaaaaaaacacaagctgattattgaaaaaaaaattaaaaaaaaaaaatttaagcactGTAGCTATTGTGCTAGTTGAATAAACAAAAAGGTTgaacaaatggaaaaaaaattgtgaaaatattttattttatttcgacttgtgaaaatattatttgatttcgacttgtaagaaattgacacgtcaataattgtgaaaatattgtgaaatttgttgtgttagtataacaatataaatGTCAACTTAcatcaatatttaaaagaaaaaaaagaaaaaaaaaacacaaaccgattactgggaaaaaaaaaaaaaaactgttgcaACTATAGTGCTACACAGTATCAACACTCTGGATGCACAGTACCAAAGCACTGTAGCAGCATAGCcgcttttattataaaaaaaatattgtgaaatttgttgtgtcagtataacaatatatatgcggattcttataaatatttaaaaggaaaaaaagtagaaatgaaaaaaaaaaaaatgtaactacaATGCCACTTAAACACACTAAAAGTACTGTAACTTTTACACATTCATCTAACAAgtatcacaacattttcacaaaacatttattttcagttgtggttggtcatagtttcatattttattattttattttgacttataagaaattgacacctcaataattgtgaaaatattgtgaaatttattgtgtcaatataacagtataatgaaaaaaaagtacaaacagaTGACCAAAAAAACTGTAACtattgtagctacagtgcctctggtactgtagctactgtttaaaaaaaaagaaaaaaaaagagcaaagtGCCTCACGAAATTTTCACTATAGATGAACAATGATTTAACATTGAATGTATAGTGTTAAATCACTGTAGCGGCATAGccgcttttatatatataagatttttaTAATACCCACCgacaatataatttaaatactagacttttattaatgaaaatcattaaaaatgtcactaaactataaaatttgtgattacaattgaaatatttttccaattagCATGAGATTTAAGATTCTTTGCCAAATTGAATCCACACTTCCGCTTGGAAGCAAGTATCAGTTTCATTTGGTTCTACCATCGCATATTTTTTGTGCGATAgtcactctataagtataagtgtttgtggggtgtgggggtaAGGACTGAAATTCAAGTCTTCAAAAACgaatttcacacatatatacacttaaattagactagagtaaaatttctattttgtataaaaaaaaaaaaaaaaattcatttggttccagttaaaatggtaaaaaattatTCCACAATAGTTGGTTAATTAACCGCTAAGCACCACCTTCCTCTACTTGGTCTAAAATCTAAATATTAgtctatttttgtttgttttgctaaaTTTTAGCGATATGGCGAGTTTTGCAGGTACATgaacaaaatattaataataaaaaaaatctgtgattccttttttttttttttttttttagttccttcttaaaagttaaaagatggaatttgaaattgatttttcaaCTTAGATATTATTTCAATGAGAAATTTGAGCAATATTTTAAGCTATTAATTTCATCCATcgcatattttttcttcttaatttgatATTTGAAATTTGGTCTCTTTAAGCTAAGCTATTGATTCCTTCTAAATTAATGGGCTCCTTGTTATGTAATGGTAATTTTGTTTCATAGCTATGTAATGGTGACGTTTAAGCATACGCATTACTTGATTTTGAAATGACAATTTGATGattctcaaaaacataaaaccaaaaaaaaaaaaaaagaagaagaagaaaaagaaatgataatttGATACGATATAAAACTATGTGGTGATTaaaacttatttatatatatatatatatatatatatatatgagtgtgtgtgttaaaaatggATAAACAAGTAAACAACCCAATGCAAAGACATAACTAATTTGTATTATGGGCTAATGATAATCTACAGTAGGAGATTTGAATAAGAACAAACATCTACGTAAAAACCACGTGAAAATGTGATGTTATTcaagtatataaaaaatactacAATTTCCCTCTCAAATTAAAACAAGTTCTTGAAGGTGTTCTAAAACTCTGTTTTTCTCTCTATATAATTCTTACTCTAAGTCTCTCAGttgttttttctaatttttttttttctatatccCGCTCCTTctgtctttctctctccttataTTTGCCCTACTTTCTTCTCAAGGATGTGCTTTCCCTATACAACTAGAAGGCTTACTGTCCCATCTAGCTCCTTCTTCCTTACTTTCATGATGAAAGGAGACTTTTGAGACTTCTTGCACTTTTCAGGCCaataattcattaataaatGTAACAACGTCAGGCAATTGTGCCTCATTAATGTAGAGGTGACTATTGTTTTATTAGGAAGCTTCAGTAGGCTTCCTCGGACAATTCTGcaaattttagaattatttttcgATGGCTCTGTCCTTGGATTTCGATCTAGAGTACCTCTAACGAGGATAACATCCTGATTTGGTCTGTAGTTCGAGATCTAACTCATTTGGTGAGGCATGTCTTCATAGCAGGCCAGTTAGCACTGGGCCTATTTTCACCCATAACCCAATGTTACTTGGGCTTAAAAACTATTTCCCTACAAAGGTGAGGCTAGATAGCACTGTGGTTCGAGATCTGACTCATTTGGTAAGGCAGGCCAGTTAGCACTGAGCCTATTTTCACCAATGACCCAATGTTACTAGGGCTTAAAAACCATTTCCCTACAAAGGGCGTATATGCCAAAAGATTGAATTTACCTCTAATATAATCTATTTAATGATGaccattcaaatatatatatatttttttgaatgatgAATTTTATTGAATCAAAGAAAGATTTCAGAGCCTAGACTATCTACTATCTCTGCCTCCAAAATGTGGGCCAAAAGATTGGAGACGGGAAAGGCCCCAAAATCATTACATAAAGGAGCCCATGCAGGAGGAAGGCCGTGAGTAGAGCAATTGGTTAGATTTACAATAgcgaaaaaagaacaaaaatgaaaagagcGAGTCGATTGGTTTATATCAGTGATGATACCAACGAGGTGTAACTTGTAAGTTCTGAGTGGGCTCTACAACATTTAGAGCATCGCTTTCAAAAATAATCTTATAGGTTTAATATGACTTAATACACTAATTTGAAGttaaacttcatcaattttgtaatattttattcaaatgggCAATGCTCAACTGCATCTGCAATTCTGCATGGCACATCATGTTTCTAGCCCAACTTTAACTTTTAGTTCTCAGCTCTAAAACTCGAAGCAACACTTACTGGGCTGGGCTTGGCTTGGCCTGATCTATTCATAGTAAACGACGCCGTTCACATTTTTACCAGCCCTTCCTCTTCTACATCAGTGACATCACACTGCCAGTGCCAAATCCAAACCACCACTCATACCCAACTGCCATGGACCCACCACAACCACCCAAAGCCGCCGCCGCCACAACCACTGGTAGCACAACACTCCTCAGCCAATTAATAAGCGTAGACACAGCCCTCTCTGAATACCTCCACTCCACAGTCAAACCCTTCCTCCCACacttcctcctcttcctcctcgAACTCTCCGCCGACTTCCGCCTCTTCTTCCCAATCTCCCTCTCCCTCCTCCTCGCCCCCAATTCTTCCACCTCCCTTTTCCTCCTCCGCCGCCCCTTCCTCTCCTCCCTCCTCCTCGGCCTCCTCCTCGACCTCGTTCTCATCGCACTCATCAAGCTCCTCTTCCGCCGATCCCGTCCCGTCTACAACAAGAAAATGATCGCCGCCGTTTCCGTCGACCACTACTCCTTCCCTAGCGGCCACGCCTCTCGCGTCTTCTTCGTCGCCTCTATCGCTCACTTCTTCGCCAACGACGTGGCTAACCTTCTCAATTTGGCGGTTTGGTCGTGGGCGCTGCTGACCTCGctttctagggtttttctcgGCCGCCATTTCGTTTTCGATGTCTTCGCCGGTGCGTCTTTGGGTGTTCTTGAAGCTCTCTTTGCTTTCCGCTTCCTCAGGTTTTACCTTTAGCATTTGCATTTCCTTCTGGTAAGAACAACAACAATTCAgtactttttaattttgttcttgtATTATGAAAATTCTTCGAAATTATATTTCCAAACAAACTGTATATTTCAAAGCAATACCCACTAATGGTGACACTCATTAGcaattagttttatttatatgtGATGTGCTTATCAAACAATACCCACTACTATACATAGTTTACAGATACACATAACATAAATTTACAATCTTTTTACTAGTTGCTGAGCAGCTGAGGTGTCTTATCACTAACACCATTTTCACTTTCACATGGGTAGGCCTATGGTGGCAAGAAACCTCAGCAAGTTTTGAAAATGTGGATTTGTGTATTGACCTGTAAACTTGTTGTATATATCTTGCAATTTCATTATCACTTCACCTGTTCCTAACTTAGGGCTATCTTGATGCAATGCCTTATAGTAGAGAAGTGGATAgatgagaaaagaaataaaaacttgaaCCCAATTGTATCAATTTGTATCTTTGTGGGAAGAGTGTTCAGCCGATGCCGAACCATGAGAAAGCCGTTTAGGGGTTGATTAGAAAACTCAACAGTTATTCTGAACATCATACAGTAATGTGTGGGCTTTCAGTTGACCTATTTCCAGCTTTTAagaaatttgaatatatcaaaaACTTGAGCAAGTGCGAAGCTATTATTAAGTTCAAGCCACCATCTATTCCAAAAAGAAACTCTTGTACATACCTTGTGCACACAAACCTTTATGtatcaataaaatttgtgatttcTTATCATAAAAATCTATCGAAAAAAGTAATCGAATTTGCTTTAGATGAGAAGAATGCATCGTGCTCCTTATATTTTTTGACTTAAATCTCTCTTTGTTTGTTATGTGTTCTATGCTTGCGCTGGAAAATGTCAACATGAATGTGTGGTTTTCTCACCTACCTCTAGATTTGATGGTATTCCATCTTCTTATGAGACAATGCACTGCAGTGATGCCAGACCTCTTTTTCTTTGGTAGATTTGTCCATAAAAAGAGTATTAAGCGGTGTAGCCTTGTGGGATTCACCTACTTGTCTTTTGAAGAGAATTCAACTTTCTTATAAGCttcttcataatttttatttatttatttatttttttacttttgctgGGTTCTTTCCCCCAACATGTGATGCCATAGCTGCTAGAGGATCTGTGGTTTATGGGACATAGTTTATTTGTTCTCTTAGTTCTTCTATGCCTTCTATCTTGCACTTAAAATCATGCTTATGGATAGGGATTGTTCTCTTAAGGAGGCATTTCCAGAATTTGACCACATTAGTAGGGCAAGGGAGTCCTCTGTTTTGGAGGTTATGCGTTTCTATGATGGGAGGCTATAATGGGATATTCAATTTTGTTGTCCAGTGCATGATTAGGAATTAGAATATTTGGCCTTGTTTATGGACATGATTTATTCCACAAATGTGCAGGGTGTTGGTTCTAACAAAGTTTGTTGGAAGCCAACTAAGAGTAGAGGCTTTGAGGTGCGAGGTTATTATCATTCTTTATGCCCTACTACTATTGTATCATTTCCATGGAAATTGGTGTGGCAATTGAATCAAAGGTTCCTCTTAGACTAGCATTCTTTTCCTAGTCTACCATTTAGGTAAGATCCTAACTACAGACAATCTTTGGAAGAGGCATATTTTAGTActtgattggtgttatatgtgcaaaagGTGTGGGGAATCGGTGGATCATCTCCTCCTTCATTGCCCTATAGCACATGAGTTGTGGAATATggtatttttcttgtttggtaTTCATGCCGCATAGGGTTATCGAGTTGTTAGATTCTTGGCCGAGCAAGTTTAGTCAACATTGCAATATAGCTATCTGGAGGTTTGTGCcgcattgtttgatgtggtgtatttagTGGGAATGGAATGCTAGAAGCTTTGAGAGCTGTGAATGGTCCATTCTTGAGATTaagtcttctttcttttgtactCTCCTTGAATGGAGTCTAGTTTTGCCGACTTattcttgtttttcctttcctgtttttaattgatcattgtaatttgggCTCTTGAGTTTTTCCCCTATAGTACATTTCCATTGTACTTTGGTTggcttttttattaataaaattttttacgttacctataaaaaaaaaagaagaaaagataggGGTTATCATGATTTTAGCATTAGCAAAAGTAGAGGATTTAGGATTGGAGATTGATTAGGCTTTAAAAAGCATGAGGTTTAGGGGCAAACGGTGGTTGAACTGGATTTTTGGGCAGCAACAAAAGTGAGatatttagggtctgtttgggatttgcttattttgctaaactgaaaacttttgctgaaagtactgtagataaaagtaaaagttagctgaaatattATACTGAGACTCATggataatatcaaaaagtacagtgggactcatgaatagtagcaaaaataagctgaatagtaaaataaattggcaaaattaatcatgccaaacAGACACTTAAGGTAAGGATTGAGGGGTTAATTGGTGGCCAAAGGTTATTAAATATATCTGGTTTTACTGTTTCTAAAGGTGTAAGGAAGAGGCGTATATTTTGGGGTTTATGGAAGTCTTGAAGAAACTGAAACTTGGATTTGTTTTGTGGTGGTCAAGTCCAGTAAGGAAACTGACTTGAGAGACGTTATGTGCGACTTACTATAGGGATGGATTTTGGTGTTAATTTGAGGATTAAAGGTAGAAATGAGTGGAGAATCTGGTTGTTTGTTACAATTGGTTGCTGAGGTTTATTATTTGGAAGTAGTATAAAATGAAGcagtgaagagaaaaaaagagaagctaGGCAACGGGCAACCATGTCTAGAATTTTGCATCAGCTAGAACACTTAGAAAGTTCGCTGATCAAACTCTAATAGTCTTTGAAGAGTGCATGCATTTTTACTGAAACGTTTTGACTGGGATCTTAATGcagaaatgtgtgaaaataaatGGTCATACCCGGTACACAAAATTCTTACTTTTGAGAGGTTTGGGGAGAGGTGATTGATAGGCAGCCTTAACctcattctttttttggggAAGCTGATTTCCAAACTCAAACTTGTGACCTATTGCTTTTTGGTGGAAGACACTTGCAATCACACCAAAGCCCAACCTCAAGCAATGTGTGAAGTTACTAGCCCAAAATAACCTTGTGCCTTTTCTCAaggtgaaaaggaaaaaatccTTCCATTTTGAGCCCACAACTCATCATGGAGTACCTTCAAACTGATTTGGTGAGATTAGTGTTAAATCATCCTTTACAAGACTCTTGATCTTCTAATTTTATTGGTACAAAGTTAATTGGATGAGATAAGGGTTGGAGTTTAAACCACTCACAGTTGTTTTCATGTGCCACTGCATATGGTTTTTACACATAAAACACCAATCCATAATAATTGTCTTCCTTAGATTATCAGTGGTCAAAATCTTCCACAAAGTAGTACACCAAGAGAAAAAAGCCACTCTAAAGAATGTCATATACTTCAGGAGCTAGATCATTTGCAAATAAACAAGTAGAAATTACCCAGAAATGGATGGAATTGGAACTAGAAAAGCTATCCAATTTCATTATCAATTAGGTATGAGTGGGAACATATTGAAAAAAGACTTTAATATTCGATCCTTTCTTAGCATTCATTGATTGGTGGCATGGGAAAGATCACAAGCAAAGATGTGGATGCCACTCATTAAGTTATGGTTTAGTTTAAACTGTTTGCCTAATTCACCAATCTGTCCTCCAAACTCATCAGTTGCAGCGTTTGGTGTCCTAAAATTGATTTAGCTTCACCAAAAGGCCTCATCTTTAGAAGCCCAGCTCACAAGGCATCTCTCTTGTTCTACAGCTCTAAACCTCACCTTGCTCTTATGACCTAAGAAGCATGAACATGGACACAATATGACATGAGACATAACAATATGacaattcttgaaaaattaggacacGAAATGAAGGGGATACAAcaattaatatatatctttatgTGTGTTTTATaacttatcaacaaaaaaaatctttaggtatgttttatttattttgaaaaaaagtgCAATCCCAATACACAGGATCTGtatttaaaaaacacaaaagtgtacaagagaagaaacaaaataggggaaaaaattttccaaaaagcaAAAGAGCTAGCTAATGTacaaaaaaatccaagaaatctAGCAGCCCCTCATCTGAAAAGGATGCAAATGGAGGAGTCCAGTCATAAAGAGTCTTCAAGACTAAATACTTCAGCTTTGCGATGCTAGTTTCTCGGTCATCAAAACAGTGAGCATTATGTTCTCACCAAATACCCCACATGAGATACAAAAGAATGGCTTTCCAAATTGTCCCCATACTTCTTCCACCACTCCACCTCCTCCAACTCTCCAACAGTCCCAACACTGAAATTGGCATAACCCAAGGGACACCCATCAGGCTTAAACATCAACATCCATAACTCCCTAGCTACAGCATAATGAAGAGACAGATGATTGACATTCTTCcctttatatgtttattttagtttttaaatagaTAACGACtatcaaaatcttaaaaaacatatctaaaaccaaaggattttagtttttttcttctcccaaCATACTATGCACACACTTGCAAAAGAGTTCTAGGCATGTCCAACATATAAACACTCTGGGATTTAAGAGTGTTCGTAGTGCCTTACGTAAACCAATCATCATAAATCCCTAGGTCCCATTGTTGGAAAAGCCCGACTTCAAATCACATGTGGAGCTTCCACTTCATATGGATCCTCTAGGGATTGAGGTAGGCCTAGCCCAAGCTGGTGCAATTAAGGTTGTTGTGCACGATGGGTTCTAGTtaattcaactggtaaaattttttatggttgtataagagatctggggtttactcctcacctacaccaaaaacttattgatgtcttggtctaatgataaagaactatcattaggagcggatgccataggttgaaactctcgaaaaaaaaaaaaaaaaaaaaaaggttgttgtGCACgagaaaagaatgagaaaaatgatGTTTCTAGCTTCACATCtttgttattaaaataataataataataataataataataataataataataatgaaagggACATCTAAGAATTTATAGGCCTTACgacactttttgttttttgttgctGTTGAGATTAGTAATAAGTTACTCACctg
This region includes:
- the LOC126708766 gene encoding probable lipid phosphate phosphatase beta; translation: MDPPQPPKAAAATTTGSTTLLSQLISVDTALSEYLHSTVKPFLPHFLLFLLELSADFRLFFPISLSLLLAPNSSTSLFLLRRPFLSSLLLGLLLDLVLIALIKLLFRRSRPVYNKKMIAAVSVDHYSFPSGHASRVFFVASIAHFFANDVANLLNLAVWSWALLTSLSRVFLGRHFVFDVFAGASLGVLEALFAFRFLRFYL